One genomic window of Streptomyces sp. WP-1 includes the following:
- a CDS encoding shikimate kinase, producing MSGPRLVLVGPMGVGKSTVGRLLAERLDTGFRDTDDDIVAAEGRAISEIFVDEGEERFRALEKAAVATALAEHEGVLALGGGAILDADTRALLARHRVVYLSMDVEEAVRRTGLNVARPLLAVNPRKQWRELMEARRHLYEEVATAVVTTDGRTPDEVTRAALDALELKKA from the coding sequence ATGAGCGGGCCGCGTCTCGTCCTCGTCGGCCCGATGGGCGTCGGCAAGTCCACCGTGGGCCGGCTGCTGGCCGAGCGGCTGGACACCGGCTTCCGGGACACCGACGACGACATCGTGGCCGCCGAGGGCCGGGCGATCTCCGAGATCTTCGTGGACGAGGGCGAGGAGCGCTTCCGGGCGCTGGAGAAGGCGGCCGTGGCCACCGCGCTCGCCGAGCACGAGGGCGTCCTCGCGCTCGGCGGCGGCGCGATCCTCGACGCGGACACCCGGGCGCTGCTCGCCCGGCACCGGGTGGTCTACCTCTCCATGGACGTGGAGGAGGCGGTCCGCCGCACCGGTCTGAACGTGGCCCGCCCGCTGCTCGCGGTCAACCCGCGCAAGCAGTGGCGCGAGCTGATGGAGGCCCGGCGCCATCTGTACGAGGAGGTCGCCACCGCCGTCGTCACCACCGATGGGCGCACCCCCGACGAGGTCACCCGAGCAGCGCTGGACGCACTGGAGTTGAAGAAGGCATGA
- the aroB gene encoding 3-dehydroquinate synthase: MSEAVTRIQVAGTAGTDPYEVLVGRQLLGELAGLIGPKAKRVAVIHPEALAETGDALRADLAGQGYEAVAIQVPNAEEAKTAEVAAYCWKALGQSHFTRTDVIVGVGGGATTDLAGFVAATWLRGVRWIAVPTTVLAMVDAAVGGKTGINTAEGKNLVGAFHPPAGVLCDLAALESLPVNDYVSGLAEIIKAGFIADPVILDLIESDTEAARSPQGPHTAELIERSIRVKAEVVSSDLKESGRREILNYGHTLGHAIEKNERYQWRHGAAVAVGMHFAAELGRLAGRLDDATADRHRAILEAVGLPLHYRYDQWPKLVENMKVDKKSRGDLLRFIVLDGLAKPTVLEGPDPAVLLAAYGEVGE, translated from the coding sequence ATGAGCGAGGCAGTCACCCGGATCCAGGTCGCGGGCACCGCGGGCACCGACCCGTACGAGGTGCTGGTCGGCCGCCAGCTCCTGGGCGAACTGGCCGGGTTGATCGGCCCCAAGGCCAAGCGCGTGGCCGTGATCCACCCGGAGGCGCTGGCCGAGACCGGGGACGCGCTCCGCGCCGACCTGGCCGGCCAGGGCTACGAGGCGGTCGCCATCCAGGTGCCCAACGCCGAGGAGGCCAAGACCGCCGAGGTCGCCGCCTACTGCTGGAAGGCGCTCGGCCAGTCCCACTTCACCCGCACCGACGTCATCGTCGGCGTGGGCGGCGGCGCGACCACCGACCTCGCCGGGTTCGTGGCCGCGACCTGGCTGCGCGGGGTGCGCTGGATCGCCGTACCGACCACCGTGCTCGCCATGGTGGACGCGGCCGTCGGCGGCAAGACCGGCATCAACACCGCCGAGGGCAAGAACCTGGTCGGTGCCTTCCACCCGCCGGCCGGTGTGCTGTGCGACCTGGCCGCGCTGGAGTCCCTGCCGGTCAACGACTACGTCTCCGGGCTCGCCGAGATCATCAAGGCCGGTTTCATCGCCGACCCGGTGATCCTCGACCTGATCGAGTCCGACACCGAGGCCGCGCGCAGCCCCCAGGGCCCGCACACGGCCGAGCTGATCGAGCGCTCGATCCGGGTGAAGGCCGAGGTCGTCTCCTCGGACCTGAAGGAGTCCGGCCGCCGCGAGATCCTCAACTACGGCCACACACTCGGGCACGCCATCGAGAAGAACGAGCGCTACCAGTGGCGGCACGGCGCCGCGGTCGCGGTCGGCATGCACTTCGCCGCCGAACTCGGCCGTCTCGCGGGCCGGCTGGACGACGCGACCGCCGACCGGCACCGCGCGATCCTGGAAGCCGTCGGCCTCCCGCTGCACTACCGCTACGACCAGTGGCCCAAGCTGGTCGAGAACATGAAGGTCGACAAGAAGTCCCGCGGCGACCTGCTGCGCTTCATCGTCCTCGACGGACTGGCCAAGCCGACCGTCCTGGAGGGCCCCGACCCGGCCGTCCTGCTGGCCGCCTACGGGGAAGTCGGCGAGTAG
- a CDS encoding Pro-rich N-terminal domain-containing protein, whose protein sequence is MQHAVGAPLPPPHQPGHRPHTGWPSAAPPPGEPPAQGPAAPPPAFPPPSPRVPPAQQPPPVPPAPSGHPHPYAPQPPAPARSQGPVPQAPEGTGHVHLPPGAPFGVPTPAPTATAVPDPTTTTLAVLLIGPAGAGKTSVAKYWADHRRVPTAHISLDDVREWVRSGFADPRSGWNDHSEAQYRLARRTCGFAARNFLANGISCILDDAVFPDRPVVGLGGWKRHVGPGLLPVVLLPGLDIVLERNAERSGNRRLTDEEVARIHGRMAGWYGSGLPIIDNSQLDVPGTARVLDEVLARAIASPPNW, encoded by the coding sequence ATGCAGCACGCAGTGGGAGCTCCGCTGCCACCGCCCCACCAGCCGGGGCACCGGCCGCACACCGGCTGGCCGTCGGCCGCCCCGCCCCCGGGCGAACCCCCCGCGCAGGGCCCCGCCGCCCCGCCCCCGGCCTTCCCGCCGCCCTCGCCACGGGTCCCTCCGGCCCAGCAGCCGCCCCCGGTCCCGCCCGCACCCTCGGGACACCCGCACCCGTACGCGCCGCAGCCCCCGGCTCCCGCCCGGTCCCAGGGGCCCGTGCCCCAGGCCCCCGAGGGCACCGGTCATGTGCACCTGCCCCCGGGCGCCCCCTTCGGCGTGCCCACCCCGGCGCCGACCGCCACCGCGGTGCCCGATCCGACGACCACCACACTGGCCGTCCTGCTGATCGGACCGGCGGGCGCGGGCAAGACCAGCGTGGCGAAGTACTGGGCGGACCACCGGCGCGTGCCCACGGCCCACATCAGCCTGGACGACGTCCGCGAGTGGGTCCGCTCGGGCTTCGCCGACCCCCGGTCCGGGTGGAACGACCACTCCGAGGCCCAGTACCGCCTGGCCCGCCGCACCTGCGGCTTCGCCGCGCGCAACTTCCTGGCCAACGGCATCTCCTGCATCCTGGACGACGCGGTCTTCCCGGACCGCCCGGTCGTCGGCCTCGGCGGCTGGAAGCGCCATGTCGGCCCCGGCCTGCTCCCGGTCGTCCTGCTGCCCGGCCTGGACATCGTCCTGGAACGCAACGCCGAACGCTCCGGCAACCGCCGCCTCACCGACGAGGAGGTCGCCCGCATCCACGGCCGCATGGCCGGCTGGTACGGCTCGGGCCTCCCCATCATCGACAACTCCCAACTGGACGTCCCGGGCACGGCGCGGGTCCTGGACGAGGTCCTGGCGAGGGCGATAGCCAGCCCACCGAACTGGTAG
- a CDS encoding aminopeptidase P family protein, which translates to MSEVYANRRSRLRDHFNAAGTAAALVTRPANVRYLAAAAPHGAVLLLGSSEDLLVCAVPPDDRPFEGRPDEALRVRVLPERGGDTAVTAADLARSQGADSLAVEEHHLTVARHRAIAAVAPALRLADVGCAVEQLRVVKDEEEISCLRIGAEIADQALGELLESILVGRTERHLALELERRLVDHGADGPAFPTSVATGPNSGRRGHRPTDRRVEEGDFLSVCLGATYRGYRCEIGRTFVIGTSPADWQIQLYDLVFSAQRAGREALMPGAAYRDVDRAARHVLDSAGYAEALPALTGHGVGLEIDEDPQLAPAAMGKLDACVPVTVEPGVHLPGRGGVRIDDTLVVRPEADGGPELLTITTKELLAL; encoded by the coding sequence ATGTCAGAGGTGTACGCGAACCGCCGATCCCGCCTCCGGGACCACTTCAACGCGGCCGGCACCGCGGCAGCGCTCGTCACCCGCCCCGCCAACGTGCGCTATCTCGCGGCCGCCGCCCCGCACGGCGCCGTGCTGCTCCTCGGCAGCAGCGAGGATCTCCTGGTGTGCGCGGTCCCGCCCGACGACCGCCCCTTCGAGGGCCGCCCGGACGAGGCCCTGCGGGTGCGGGTCCTGCCCGAACGGGGCGGCGACACCGCCGTGACCGCCGCCGACCTCGCCCGGAGCCAGGGCGCGGACTCCCTCGCCGTCGAGGAACACCATCTGACGGTCGCCCGGCACCGGGCCATCGCCGCCGTCGCCCCGGCCCTGCGCCTCGCCGACGTCGGCTGCGCCGTGGAGCAGCTCAGGGTCGTCAAGGACGAGGAGGAGATCTCCTGCCTGCGGATCGGCGCCGAGATCGCCGACCAGGCCCTCGGCGAGCTGCTGGAGTCGATCCTCGTCGGCCGCACCGAACGGCACCTCGCCCTGGAGCTGGAGCGCCGTCTGGTCGACCACGGCGCCGACGGACCGGCCTTCCCCACCTCCGTCGCCACCGGCCCGAACTCCGGCCGGCGCGGCCACCGGCCCACCGACCGGCGGGTGGAGGAGGGCGATTTCCTCTCCGTGTGCCTCGGCGCGACCTATCGCGGCTACCGCTGCGAGATCGGCCGTACGTTCGTCATCGGCACCTCCCCGGCGGACTGGCAGATCCAGCTCTACGACCTGGTCTTCTCCGCCCAGCGCGCCGGACGCGAGGCCCTCATGCCCGGGGCCGCCTACCGTGATGTGGACCGCGCGGCACGCCATGTGCTGGACTCCGCAGGCTACGCGGAGGCCCTTCCGGCGCTCACCGGGCACGGTGTCGGACTCGAAATCGACGAGGACCCGCAGCTCGCCCCCGCGGCCATGGGTAAACTGGACGCTTGCGTGCCGGTCACCGTCGAACCGGGGGTCCACCTCCCGGGCCGGGGCGGTGTCCGGATCGATGACACGCTCGTCGTGCGCCCCGAGGCGGACGGCGGACCCGAGCTACTCACCATCACGACCAAGGAGCTGCTCGCGCTGTAG
- the efp gene encoding elongation factor P — protein MASTNDLKNGLVLKLEGGQLWSVVEFQHVKPGKGPAFVRTKLKNVLSGKVVDKTFNAGVKVETATVDKRDMQFSYMDGDYFVFMDMETYDQLMVDRKAVGDAANFLIEGFTATVAQHEGEVLFVELPAAVELVIQETEPGVQGDRSTGGTKPAILETGHQIQVPLFITTGEKIKVDTRTSDYLGRVNS, from the coding sequence GTGGCTTCCACGAACGACCTCAAGAACGGCCTGGTGCTCAAGCTCGAAGGCGGCCAGCTCTGGTCCGTCGTCGAGTTCCAGCACGTCAAGCCCGGCAAGGGCCCGGCCTTCGTGCGCACCAAGCTCAAGAACGTGCTCTCCGGCAAGGTCGTCGACAAGACCTTCAACGCCGGTGTCAAGGTCGAGACCGCCACTGTCGACAAGCGCGACATGCAGTTCTCGTACATGGACGGCGACTACTTCGTCTTCATGGACATGGAGACCTACGACCAGCTGATGGTCGACCGCAAGGCCGTCGGCGACGCCGCCAACTTCCTCATCGAGGGCTTCACCGCCACGGTGGCCCAGCACGAGGGCGAGGTGCTCTTCGTGGAGCTGCCCGCCGCCGTCGAGCTGGTCATCCAGGAGACCGAGCCGGGCGTCCAGGGCGACCGCTCCACCGGTGGCACCAAGCCCGCCATCCTGGAGACCGGTCACCAGATCCAGGTCCCGCTCTTCATCACCACCGGTGAGAAGATCAAGGTCGACACCCGTACGAGCGACTACCTCGGCCGGGTGAACAGCTAA
- the nusB gene encoding transcription antitermination factor NusB has product MAARNTARKRAFQILFEGDQRGADVLTVLADWVRLSRSDTRQPPVSEYTMQLVEGYAEHARRIDELIAQYAVGWTLDRMPVVDRNILRLGAYELIWVDETPDAVVLDEMVQLAKEFSTDESPSFVNGLLGRFKELKPSLRRA; this is encoded by the coding sequence GTGGCTGCCCGCAACACGGCCCGCAAGCGTGCCTTCCAGATCCTCTTCGAGGGCGACCAGCGCGGCGCCGACGTCCTGACGGTCCTCGCCGACTGGGTCCGGCTGTCCCGGTCCGACACCCGGCAGCCTCCGGTCAGCGAGTACACGATGCAGCTGGTCGAGGGGTACGCCGAGCACGCCCGGCGCATCGACGAGCTGATCGCCCAGTACGCGGTCGGATGGACGCTCGACCGGATGCCGGTCGTGGACCGCAACATCCTGCGGCTGGGCGCGTACGAGCTGATCTGGGTGGACGAGACCCCGGACGCCGTCGTGCTGGACGAGATGGTGCAGCTGGCGAAGGAGTTCTCGACCGATGAGTCGCCCTCGTTCGTCAACGGTCTGCTGGGGCGCTTCAAGGAGCTGAAGCCTTCGCTCCGCCGGGCCTGA
- the bldD gene encoding transcriptional regulator BldD, with product MSSEYAKQLGAKLRAIRTQQGLSLHGVEEKSQGRWKAVVVGSYERGDRAVTVQRLAELADFYGVPVQELLPGTTPGGAAEPPPKLVLDLERLATVPAEKAGPLQRYAATIQSQRGDYNGKVLSIRQDDLRTLAVIYDQSPSVLTEQLISWGVLDADARRAVATHEDA from the coding sequence ATGTCCAGCGAATACGCCAAACAGCTCGGGGCCAAGCTCCGGGCCATCCGCACCCAGCAGGGCCTTTCCCTCCACGGTGTCGAGGAGAAGTCCCAGGGTCGCTGGAAGGCCGTGGTGGTGGGTTCGTACGAGCGCGGCGACCGTGCCGTGACCGTGCAGCGCCTTGCCGAGCTGGCCGATTTCTATGGCGTCCCGGTGCAGGAGCTTCTGCCGGGCACCACGCCCGGCGGCGCCGCCGAGCCGCCGCCGAAGCTGGTCCTCGACCTGGAGCGGCTGGCCACGGTGCCGGCCGAGAAGGCGGGCCCCCTCCAGCGCTACGCGGCGACGATCCAGTCCCAGCGCGGCGACTACAACGGCAAGGTGCTCTCGATCCGCCAGGACGACCTGCGCACACTCGCCGTCATCTACGACCAGTCCCCCTCGGTCCTCACCGAGCAGCTGATCAGCTGGGGCGTCCTGGACGCGGACGCCCGCCGCGCGGTGGCCACGCACGAAGATGCGTGA
- the pyrR gene encoding bifunctional pyr operon transcriptional regulator/uracil phosphoribosyltransferase PyrR, protein MDTHAHLSATDARPVLEGPDIARVLTRIAHEIVERAKGADDVVLLGIPTRGVFLAQRLAAKLEQITDRAIPVGSLDITMYRDDLRMHPPRALARTEIPGDGLDGKLVVLVDDVLFSGRTIRAALDALNDLGRPRAVQLAVLVDRGHRELPIRADYVGKNLPTSLRETVKVQLAEEDGRDTVLLGVKPADQ, encoded by the coding sequence ATGGACACGCACGCCCATCTGTCGGCAACCGATGCCCGGCCCGTTCTCGAGGGCCCCGACATCGCGCGGGTACTGACCCGCATCGCCCACGAGATCGTCGAACGCGCCAAGGGCGCCGACGACGTGGTGCTCCTCGGCATTCCCACCCGGGGCGTCTTCCTCGCCCAGCGGCTGGCCGCCAAGCTGGAGCAGATCACCGACCGCGCCATCCCGGTCGGCTCCCTCGACATCACGATGTACCGCGACGACCTGCGCATGCACCCGCCGCGTGCGCTGGCCCGCACCGAGATCCCCGGTGACGGCCTCGACGGCAAGCTGGTCGTCCTCGTGGACGACGTGCTCTTCTCCGGCCGCACCATCCGCGCCGCCCTCGACGCCCTGAACGACCTCGGGCGCCCGCGCGCGGTCCAGCTCGCGGTCCTGGTCGACCGCGGCCACCGGGAACTGCCGATCCGCGCCGACTACGTCGGCAAGAACCTCCCCACGTCGCTGCGGGAGACGGTCAAGGTCCAGCTCGCCGAGGAGGACGGTCGCGACACCGTGCTGCTCGGTGTGAAGCCGGCCGACCAGTAG
- a CDS encoding aspartate carbamoyltransferase catalytic subunit — protein sequence MQRHLISAADLSRDDAVLILDTAEEMARVADRPIKKLPTLRGRTVVNLFFEDSTRTRISFEAAEKRLSADVINFSAKGSSVSKGESLKDTAQTLEAMGVDAVVIRHGASGAPYRLATSGWIDAAVINAGDGTHQHPTQALLDAFTMRRRLVGRDAGLGQDLAGKRVTLVGDVLHSRVARSNVDLLHTLGAEVTLVAPPTLIPVGVESWPCEVSYDLDSTLPKCDAVMMLRVQRERMNAAFFPTEREYSRRYGLDGDRMAKLPEHAIVMHPGPMVRGMEITAEVADSDRCTVVEQVANGVSIRMAVLYLLLGGNEPAVAPLRAEEK from the coding sequence ATGCAGCGTCATCTCATCTCGGCCGCCGACCTCTCCCGCGACGACGCCGTCCTGATCCTCGACACCGCCGAGGAGATGGCCCGGGTCGCCGACCGGCCGATCAAGAAACTGCCGACCCTGCGCGGCCGTACCGTCGTGAACCTCTTCTTCGAGGACTCCACGCGCACCCGGATCTCCTTCGAGGCCGCCGAGAAGCGCCTGTCCGCGGATGTCATCAACTTCTCCGCCAAGGGATCGAGCGTCTCCAAGGGCGAGTCCCTGAAGGACACCGCGCAGACCCTGGAGGCGATGGGCGTCGACGCCGTCGTCATCCGGCACGGCGCCTCCGGCGCGCCCTACCGCCTCGCCACCTCCGGCTGGATCGACGCCGCCGTGATCAACGCGGGCGACGGCACCCACCAGCACCCCACCCAGGCCCTCCTGGACGCCTTCACCATGCGCCGCCGCCTGGTCGGCCGGGACGCCGGCCTCGGCCAGGACCTGGCCGGCAAGCGCGTCACCCTCGTCGGCGACGTCCTGCACAGCCGGGTCGCCCGCTCCAACGTGGACCTGCTGCACACCCTCGGCGCGGAGGTCACCCTGGTCGCTCCGCCCACCCTGATCCCGGTCGGCGTCGAGTCCTGGCCCTGCGAGGTGTCGTACGACCTCGACAGCACGCTGCCCAAGTGCGACGCGGTGATGATGCTGCGCGTGCAGCGGGAGCGGATGAACGCGGCCTTCTTCCCGACCGAGCGGGAGTACTCCCGCCGCTACGGCCTCGACGGCGACCGCATGGCCAAGCTGCCCGAGCACGCCATCGTGATGCACCCCGGCCCGATGGTGCGCGGCATGGAGATCACCGCCGAGGTCGCCGACTCCGACCGCTGCACCGTCGTGGAGCAGGTCGCCAACGGCGTGTCCATCCGGATGGCCGTCCTGTACCTGCTGCTCGGCGGCAACGAGCCCGCCGTCGCCCCCCTTCGCGCTGAGGAGAAGTAA
- a CDS encoding dihydroorotase has product MSKILIRGAKVLGGEQRDVLVDGETIAEVGSGLSAEGAEVIEAEGKVLLPGLVDLHTHLREPGREDSETVLTGTRAAASGGYTAVFAMANTFPVADTAGVVEQVWRLGREHGYCDVQPIGAVTVGLEGRKLAELGAMHESAAGVTVFSDDGKCVDDAVIMRRALEYVKAFGGVVAQHAQEPRLTEGAQMNEGVVSAELGLGGWPAVAEESIIARDVLLAEHVGSRVHICHLSTAGSVEIVRWAKSRGIQVTAEVTPHHLLLTDELVRTYDPVYKVNPPLRTERDVRALREALADGAIDIVATDHAPHPHEDKDCEWAAAAMGMVGLETALSVVQETMVDTGLLDWAGVADRMSARPAQIGQATGHGRPVSAGEPANLTLVDTAYRGQVDPAGFASRSRNTPYQGRELPGRVTHTWLRGKATLVDGKLT; this is encoded by the coding sequence ATGAGCAAGATCCTGATCCGCGGTGCGAAGGTGCTCGGCGGCGAGCAGCGGGACGTGCTGGTCGACGGCGAGACCATCGCCGAGGTCGGCAGCGGACTGTCCGCCGAGGGCGCCGAGGTGATCGAGGCCGAGGGCAAGGTGCTGCTGCCGGGCCTGGTCGACCTGCACACCCATCTGCGCGAGCCCGGCCGCGAGGACTCCGAGACCGTCCTCACCGGCACCCGCGCGGCCGCGAGCGGCGGCTACACCGCCGTGTTCGCCATGGCCAACACCTTCCCCGTCGCCGACACCGCAGGCGTCGTCGAGCAGGTCTGGCGGCTCGGCCGGGAGCACGGCTACTGCGACGTGCAGCCCATCGGTGCCGTCACCGTCGGCCTGGAGGGCAGGAAGCTCGCCGAGCTCGGCGCCATGCACGAGTCCGCCGCCGGGGTCACCGTCTTCTCCGACGACGGCAAGTGCGTGGACGACGCGGTGATCATGCGCCGCGCCCTGGAGTACGTGAAGGCGTTCGGCGGCGTCGTCGCCCAGCACGCCCAGGAGCCCCGGCTGACCGAGGGCGCCCAGATGAACGAGGGCGTCGTCTCCGCCGAACTCGGCCTCGGCGGCTGGCCCGCCGTCGCCGAGGAGTCGATCATCGCCCGCGACGTCCTGCTCGCCGAGCACGTCGGCTCCCGCGTCCACATCTGCCACCTGTCGACCGCCGGCTCCGTCGAGATCGTCCGCTGGGCCAAGTCCCGCGGCATCCAGGTCACCGCCGAGGTCACCCCGCACCACCTGCTGCTCACCGACGAGCTGGTGCGCACCTACGACCCCGTCTACAAGGTCAACCCGCCGCTGCGCACCGAGCGCGACGTCAGGGCGCTGCGCGAGGCCCTCGCGGACGGCGCGATCGACATCGTCGCCACCGACCACGCCCCGCACCCGCACGAGGACAAGGACTGCGAGTGGGCCGCCGCCGCCATGGGCATGGTGGGCCTGGAGACCGCGCTGTCGGTGGTGCAGGAGACCATGGTCGACACGGGCCTGCTGGACTGGGCCGGCGTCGCCGACCGGATGTCCGCCAGGCCCGCGCAGATCGGACAGGCCACCGGACACGGCCGTCCCGTCTCGGCCGGTGAGCCTGCCAACCTCACCCTGGTCGACACGGCATACCGTGGCCAGGTGGACCCCGCGGGCTTCGCCTCGCGCAGCCGCAACACCCCCTACCAGGGGCGCGAGCTGCCGGGCCGTGTGACGCACACGTGGCTGCGGGGCAAGGCCACGCTCGTCGACGGGAAGCTCACGTGA